A region of the Prochlorococcus marinus XMU1402 genome:
AACGATTTCGACTTCTTCTCCAACCTTAACTTTACCTCTCTCAATTCTTCCAGTAGCCACAGTTCCTCTACCAGTAATTGAGAAAACATCTTCTACTGCCATCAAGAATGGTTTATCAACTTCTCTTTCAGGTTCAGGAATACTTGCATCAACTGCTTTCATCAATTCTTCGATTTTTGATTCCCATGTTGAATCTCCTTCGAGAGCTTTTAAACCTGAAACTTGAACTATAGGAATATCATCTCCAGGAAAGTCATAACTGTCTAATAGTTCTCTGATTTCCATTTCAACAAGTTCAATGATTTCTTCATCATCGACCATATCACACTTGTTTAGAGCAACTACTAGAGCAGGAACACCAACCTGTTTAGCTAAAAGAATATGCTCTTTTGTTTGTGCCATAGGACCATCAGTAGCTGCGCAAACTAGAATAGCTCCATCCATTTGAGCTGCCCCAGTAATCATGTTTTTTACATAATCAGCATGTCCTGGGCAATCGACATGAGCGTAATGTCTGCCTTCAGTTTCATATTCGACGTGAGCTGTATTAATTGTAATGCCACGCTCTCTTTCTTCAGGAGCACCATCAATGTCTCCATAGTCTTGAGCTTGGGCTTGACCTTTTTTGGCTAATACATTAGTAATAGCAGCAGTTAGTGTTGTTTTTCCATGATCAACATGGCCAATAGTACCTATGTTGACATGTGGTTTGTTCCTTTCGAACTTCTCGCGAGCCATTTTGAATTAAAGAATCGAGGGTTTAAGAGTTTTTTTGGTTTAGAGATCAGGAGCTGCCCTGATTCTTGGAAATGATAGCTTCAGCAACATTACGAGGAACTTCCTCATAATTTGCGAACTCCATTGAAAATATACCCCGACCTTGAGTCATTGATCGGAGTTGAGTGGCATAACCGAACATTTCGGCTAAGGGCACTTTGGCCTGTACCTTAGACAATCCATCGTCAACAGATTGTCCTTCTACTTGACCTCTTCTAGAAGAGAGATCACCAATTACAGATCCAAGAAAGTCATCAGGACTTTCGACCTCAACTTTCATCATAGGCTCTAGAAGGACAGGGTTGCATTTTTTAACCCCATCTTTAAAAGCCATTGAACCTGCAATTTTGAAGGCCATTTCAGATGAGTCTACATCGTGGAATGAACCATCGACTAGTGTTACTTTTACATCAATTAGTGGATAACCGGCAAGAACACCAGATTCACAGGTTTCTTTCATGCCATTTGATGCAGGACCAATGTACTCTTTCGGTACTGCTCCACCGACAATTTTATTAACAAATTCAAAGCCTTTACCAACTTCAGCAGGTTCCATTTCAATTACTACATGACCATATTGACCTTTTCCTCCAGTTTGTCTTGCATATTTACCTTCACCTTTAGAACTGGACCTAATAGTCTCTCTGTAAGAAACCTGAGGCGCTCCAATATTTGCTTCAACTTTAAATTCTCTTAACATTCTGTCAACAAGAATTTCTAGGTGCAGTTCACCCATACCAGCTATCACTGTTTGATTTGTCTCTGGATCTGTACTGACCCTAAAGGTAGGATCCTCTTCAGACAAAGCAGTTAAAGCTTTTGATAATTTCTCCATATCCCCTTTAGTTTTTGGCTCCACAGCTACTGAAATAACTGGTTCTGGGATAAACAATGTCTCCAAAACTATAGGATCTTCTGTATTACATAAAGTGTCACCAGTTGTTGTGTTCTTAAGACCTAATACAGCACCTAAATCTCCAGCCCTTAGTTCATCCACCTCTTCTCTTTCATCAGCCTTAAGAATTACTAATCTAGAGATTCTCTCTTTGGCGTCTTTAGTAGAATTCATTACATAACTTCCTTTTGAAAGAACCCCCGAATACATCCTTACAAAAGTTAGTTTCCCATAAGGGTCGGACATTACTTTGAAAGCGAGCGCACTGAAAGGAGCATTATCATCTGAAGGTCTTACATCTTCTTTACCACTTGGTAAAACGCCTTGTATTGGTTTCACATCAACTGGAGCTGGCAAGTAATCAACAACAGCATCTAAAACAAGTTGAACCCCTTTATTCTTGAAAGCTGAGCCGCACAATACTGGGACCAATCCATGTTTTAAAACCCCTTCCCTAATTCCTTTTTTTAGTTGTTCTTCAGATAGTTCTCCAGTTTCAAGGAAAATTTCAATTAACTCTTCATCATTTTCTGCAACACTCTCCATTAACTTATTTCTCCATTCAGCAGCTTCATCTTCCATTTCGGATGGAATTGGAGCCTCTTGAATATCAGTGCCTAAATCATTTTTATAAAGATACGCTTTGTTTGCGACTAAATCAATAATGCCTGTAAGGTCACCTTCAGCTCCAATA
Encoded here:
- the tuf gene encoding elongation factor Tu → MAREKFERNKPHVNIGTIGHVDHGKTTLTAAITNVLAKKGQAQAQDYGDIDGAPEERERGITINTAHVEYETEGRHYAHVDCPGHADYVKNMITGAAQMDGAILVCAATDGPMAQTKEHILLAKQVGVPALVVALNKCDMVDDEEIIELVEMEIRELLDSYDFPGDDIPIVQVSGLKALEGDSTWESKIEELMKAVDASIPEPEREVDKPFLMAVEDVFSITGRGTVATGRIERGKVKVGEEVEIVGIRDTRVTTVTGVEMFRKLLDEGMAGDNVGLLLRGVQKEDIERGMVLVKKGSITPHTQFEGEVYVLKKEEGGRHTPFFAGYRPQFYIRTTDVTGQITAFTSDDGSNVEMVMPGDRIKMTGELICPVAIEQGMRFAIREGGRTIGAGVVSKILK
- the fusA gene encoding elongation factor G encodes the protein MARDFPLERVRNIGIAAHIDAGKTTTTERILFYSGVVHKIGEVHDGAAVTDWMDQERERGITITAAAISTSWQDHRINIIDTPGHVDFTIEVERSMRVLDGVIAVFCAVGGVQPQSETVWRQADRYSVPRMVFVNKMDRTGADFLKVNKQIKDRLKANALPIQLPIGAEGDLTGIIDLVANKAYLYKNDLGTDIQEAPIPSEMEDEAAEWRNKLMESVAENDEELIEIFLETGELSEEQLKKGIREGVLKHGLVPVLCGSAFKNKGVQLVLDAVVDYLPAPVDVKPIQGVLPSGKEDVRPSDDNAPFSALAFKVMSDPYGKLTFVRMYSGVLSKGSYVMNSTKDAKERISRLVILKADEREEVDELRAGDLGAVLGLKNTTTGDTLCNTEDPIVLETLFIPEPVISVAVEPKTKGDMEKLSKALTALSEEDPTFRVSTDPETNQTVIAGMGELHLEILVDRMLREFKVEANIGAPQVSYRETIRSSSKGEGKYARQTGGKGQYGHVVIEMEPAEVGKGFEFVNKIVGGAVPKEYIGPASNGMKETCESGVLAGYPLIDVKVTLVDGSFHDVDSSEMAFKIAGSMAFKDGVKKCNPVLLEPMMKVEVESPDDFLGSVIGDLSSRRGQVEGQSVDDGLSKVQAKVPLAEMFGYATQLRSMTQGRGIFSMEFANYEEVPRNVAEAIISKNQGSS